The following proteins are encoded in a genomic region of Oncorhynchus gorbuscha isolate QuinsamMale2020 ecotype Even-year linkage group LG11, OgorEven_v1.0, whole genome shotgun sequence:
- the LOC124047571 gene encoding leucine-rich repeat-containing protein 18-like, which yields MAKGNKQSKEPKGRKITLKMAKLALKLTVDGKRRLDLSNMEIASFPKCILKLCDVDELDLSRNMLKKIPDSIDKFVNLRWLDLHSNQLDHVPEAIGHLQNLHSLNLCNNLLSSIGLPNEIGLLQKLRSLNLGMNLLESIPSSIAALKELRHLGLFNNHLTRVPECLRNLPHLESINLKCNPIPSGDDKGIDPIQRVECLYLVRESCLCASCLKKVKDARQRLDSRLSRAPAHGRSIFAGLITPNSVAQEDQATWR from the coding sequence ATGGCCAAGGGCAACAAGCAGTCAAAAGAGCCCAAAGGCCGGAAAATCACCCTGAAGATGGCAAAGCTGGCACTGAAGCTGACCGTGGACGGCAAACGTCGGCTAGACCTCAGCAACATGGAGATCGCCAGCTTTCCCAAGTGCATCCTGAAGCTGTGTGATGTGGACGAGCTGGACCTGAGCCGCAACATGCTCAAGAAGATCCCTGACTCCATCGACAAGTTTGTCAACCTCCGCTGGCTGGATCTCCACAGCAATCAGCTGGACCACGTTCCGGAAGCTATCGGGCACCTCCAGAACCTACACAGCCTCAACCTGTGTAACAATCTACTGAGCAGTATAGGACTCCCCAACGAGATCGGCCTCCTGCAGAAGCTGAGGAGCCTCAACCTGGGCATGAACCTCCTTGAAAGCATCCCGTCCTCCATCGCAGCCCTCAAGGAGCTGCGCCACCTGGGTCTGTTCAACAACCACCTGACCCGGGTGCCCGAGTGCCTCCGCAACCTGCCCCACCTTGAGAGCATCAACCTGAAGTGTAACCCAATCCCCTCGGGGGATGACAAAGGCATAGACCCCATCCAGAGAGTGGAATGTCTGTACCTGGTGAGGGAGAGCTGCCTGTGTGCCTCCTGCCTCAAGAAGGTCAAAGACGCCAGGCAGAGGTTGGACAGCAGGCTAAGCAGAGCCCCTGCTCATGGGAGGTCCATCTTCGCCGGCCTGATCACACCCAACTCGGTGGCGCAGGAGGACCAGGCCACCTGGAGGTGA